atatcgcccattactatgaaagctgttcccagctcgtgtgtgttgccgcagctctgttAGATGGTATGATTAATAACCTCTAAACGTtagcaccattgatcccttccaacaaacctcctgcagcgctacgatgccgaatccacggtccttgagtacATCGGAGTGTATGCGTGTgcttccgatgaagttgagagatttgcagttccacgaaccgagtttccaatcactagtcccttttcgtcgcagtggtcttcgccgatggttccggtccgtactcttttgttgattgttcgttgcgtatgtttttttaaggctggcttgcaggccCTGACACCAAATTCccttaatttccggaggaccatggtgcacagtttcatttaaagtccctcgctggcactcggacgatgatcagccgcccctaacatggaaaaCAGATGCTGTTTGAGGcaatcctgacatggagaacagacgctcagtaagatttgcacctccgtagaggagcaaacccctccCTGCCCTgttagcatacgaccatagctcccaccggggttggttacccgatcttccctaaggttgctcgtatcccggccagcaccaccaggaggtagggataggagttcaggcacgcgaagtaccaatggtacgctttacccagcatgtGCCGTGCCAAAGGAATGTACACCGCACAAATAAACAGTTTCTGACCACCGAGCTGAATAGCTACCCAACTTTGCTTCACTGTGTTAAACAAATCATCTTCGATTACTGTTACTTTCATCGTGGAACTTACAGCGATTTTGATGTCAATTCCTGTCGCTTTGATACTGTTATTCGAATTTCGACCACATAGAAAAACCTCATCCCTCATTTCCCAAAACGTAGCTTGAAATTTTGCCAGAGTCTAGCCAAGTCTCGGTCAAAACTATGATATCGTAGCAATGATCCACAACCTTTTAGTCGATACCTACTCTTCCACTAGTTCATTCATTCCGTCAACACTATGGTAGTACACAATTACGTCCAATTTCGGGAGAGGCGCATTATTTGGCTTATTCGGCCGAACATGACGATTTCTTCATCTCtggtattacatcccctacTGGGACATTTCCTCCTCGCATCTTAGCACCTTAAGCACTTAACAGTTATTCAGTCCGAAATTTCTTAGTcgtgttaccatttttgcattattgacGAATTTTGCGctaactcgaccagcggttggcagcaccatctcagaatcgaataaaacttggagggcataaagatatggtatttctaagccactctgcatacttagtttttcaaaaattgtcaagagtaacatttgatgagggcctaattttttttcattacgttATCGGATCTTGTTGAAATTTATCATTCGATAGATTTAATTTGATTGAAACATTGTTTAGTTTTGTGTAATCAGGTCATGAAAATTCTTGGTGGGACTGTTATGTGAGTACATATTTTTAATATGGGACGCACATGACATGGTATTTTTTTCACTCATGGGTTAACTCAAAAGTGATGAAAAGTCAAATGGGACTGTTATACGAGTGGGGGcagtatatttattttatttattcagactaaggccgaagtggcctgtgcggtatataagagtcttctccattcggctcggtccatggctacacgtcgccaaccacgcagtctacggagggtccgcaagtcatcttccacctgatcgatccaccttgcccgctgcgcacctcgccttcttgtgcccgtcggatcgttgtcgagaaccattttcaccgggttactatccgacattctggctacgtgcccggcccatcgcagtcgtccgattttcgcggtgtgaacgatggatggttctcccaacagctgatgcaattcgtggttcgttcgcctcctccacgtaccgtccgccatctgcaccccaccatagatggtacgcagcactttcctttcgaaaactcccagtgcgcgttggtcctccacgagcatcgtccaggtctcgtgtccgtagaggactaccggtctaattagcgttttgtagattgtcagtttggtacggcggcgaactctattcaatcggagcgtcttgtggagtccaaagtacgtacgatttccagccactatgcgtctccgaatttctctgctggtgtcattttcggcagtcaccagtgagcccaagtacacaaatttttctaccacctcgatttcgtcaccaccgatgcaaactcgcggtgggtggctcacattgtcttctcttgaacctcttcctatcatgtacttcgtcttcgacgtgttgatgactagtccgatccgcttagcttccctcttcagtctgatgtaggcttcctccatcttctcatagttacgtgccataatatctatgtcgtcagcgaaaccaaatagctggacggacttattgaaaattgtaccactcgtgttaatccctgctcttcgtattaccccttccaaagcgatgttgaatagcaaacacgaaagaccatcaccttgccgtaacactctgcgggtttcgaagggactcgagaatgcccctgaaactcgaactacgcacatcacccgatccatcgtcgctttgatcaaccgtgtcagtttatccggaaaaccgtgttcgtgcattagctgccatagcttgtcccgatcgattgtatcatatgcggctttgaagtcgatgaatagatgatgtgtggggacgttgtattcgcggcatttctgcagtacttggcgaatggcgaacacctggtccgtggtggagcgttcgcccataaaacccgcctggtactgccccacgaactcccttgcagttggtgctagtcgacggcataaaatttgggagagtaccttgtaggcggcgttcagcaatgtgattgcgcggtagttgctacaatccagcttatcgcccttttttagatgggacacacgacaccttccatccactcctgcggcaaaacttcctcctcccaaatcttggtaatgacccagtgcagcgctctagccagtgcctcaccaccgtgtttaaatagctctcctggtagtttgtcaaccccaggggctttgttgttcttcagccggccaatctcctcctggatttcctggagatccggagccggtagaattatgtcctgcgcgcgttctcccaggtccatcaccataccgccatcttcgtctgccacatcgccattcaggtgttcttcgtagtgctgccgccacctttggatcacctcacgctcgttcgtaagaaggttcccgtttatgtccttacacatatcaggctgtggcacgtggcccttacgtgaacggtttaacctcttatagaactttcgtgtgttattagcgcggtacagttgctccgtttcttcacggtctcgatcttcctgctggcgctttttcctccggaaaatcgagttttgtctgttccgcgcctgtttatatcgtgcctcgttcgccctcgtgcggtgttgcagcaatctcgcacatgctgcattcttctcttccactaactgctcacattcgccgtcataccagtcgtttctctgatccgggggcaccgtgccaagtgcagcggttgcggtgctaccaatggcggatcgaatatctctccagccatcttcaagagatgctgcgcctagctgctcttccgttggaagtgccacttccagctgctgcgcgtattcttgggctagtctaccgtcttgtagccgcccaatgttaagctgcGGCGTCcggcttcgacgcgtgttgtacaccgtcgagagttttgagcgcaggcatactgcaacgaggtagtggtcggattcaatattcgcactgcggtaagtgcggacgttcgtgatgtcggagaacaatttaccgtcgattagaacgtggtcgatttggttttccgtttcttggttaggtgatctccatgtggccttgtggatatcgtcgtcgggtctcccttcgtgtgagcagtgcacgttgatgatgctatagttgaagaaacggcctttaatcctcagcttgcacatccttgcgttgattggctgccacccaatcacgcgttggcgtatcttacccagcactatgaagccggttcccagctcattggtggtgccacagctttggtagaaggtagccgctcgatgcccgcttttccacactttctgtcctgtccagcaaatctcctgcagcgccacgacgtcgaagttgcggggatgtaattcatcgtagatcatcctgtcgcaacctgcgaaacctagcgacttgcaattccatgttccaagcttccaatcgtgatcctgtattcgtcgcctaggtctttgccgattatatcgagtcgcattatctcttatattgttcgtaatgattggttttctaggcggctttatggcctgcgcaaacctcctgtctcgtctgagggccgtcgtgtcagggctgtttagcgtcccacctaacaccaggacttgggcttgtgcgctttgagcggcacacggtcgctttggtggggcctacttgcggatacatgcagctttttatagaggtttaacagggcccactgtcaaaccccaccacatcctaggcaagccccacaactcgcagatggcctggggatggatcgtcaagcccttggacatattcCCTGCTGCCCCAGTATACCACTAGGCCAAAGAAAGACCGCAATGGAGATTACTATGCGGCATTTTTTTTCCTATATTCGTTGCATCTATACTTTGAAGTTTAATTTGGAATATGAGACAAGACCTTAAGGCTATTTTCGATTGGagaattaactttttttttactttcaatAATTACAGATGGCGAAACGTGTTTATTAGATATTCTAGATACAGCAGGGCAAGAAGAATACTCCGCGATGCGAGATCAATACATGAGGACTGGCGAAGGCTTTCTGCTTGTTTTTGCTGTCAACAGTGCCAAAAGTTTCGAAGATATAGGTAAACAAATGTATTTAATTAAATTGTATACGGTAGTTAAACcaacatattttttatgaacAGGAACTTATCGTGAGCAAATCAAGCGCGTCAAAGATGCAGAAGAAGTACCAATGGTTCTAGTCGGAAATAAATGCGACTTGCAGGCGTGGGCCGTCGACATGAACCAAGCTAGAGATGTATGATCATATTATTTAGAAAGAGGTGATGAAAATCGTTTCATTCGTAATGGATTTCAGGTGGCCAAGCAGTACGGTGTACCGTTTGTTGAAACGTCCGCCAAGACGCGAATGGgagttgatgatgccttctaCACCCTCGTTCGTGAGATCCGCAAGGAcaaagaaagagggaagaaaaacCGGAAGCACAATAAACTCGGTTCTAGTCGCCGATTCAAGTGTCGATTGTTGTAAGTTTGTATAAAAAAACGAACGCTGCCCGTATTTTCATTGTCGTCTATTAGGGTGGTTGTACCGGTGATAGTGGTGTACCAGCAATAATGAAAGTCTGACTGTGGTTGGCTTTGAATAATTCGTTTCGGGGATATATTCTACAGGGTAACAACGATAGGATGATGCACTagaaataatgattaaaacttGAACTAGTAAAGTAGTAGCTGATTTGAGTAGTTTGCAACTGTTTTTTGATGTGGTTCTCATTTGTGTCTCGGAGCTTCTGAGTTGCGCACGCATCTCAGTATCCtgtatttcattcgaaatcaaaatcatttggatttctaatttcttagaaaattgacGGATTGTTTCTTGCATTTCAACTATTAACATTTTATATCTTTGAAGAGGAAATAGAGTAACGGCCAGTATTACAGGAATAAGAACTATCTGAtacaagaatgaaaaaaaaaaacaatgcttTTATCGTTTTTACCCAGTAATTTCAGAGACATCTAATTCTTATTTCTGCGATCCAATAGCCCAATTCTTGTGTCCTTCAAAGATATAACATGTTGAAAGTTTAGTCGTGAGAAATAAACcgtttatatttaaaaaaaataggattTAGATTTTGGATAACATACAGCAGCGTGCGGactttcgattttttaaaatttctgatTGCAAGCTACTCAAATTGACATAGTTACAATAGAACTTCCAAATGTATCAAATTTAAGAGTAAGAAAGGTGTTCCAATTCAGggttttaaacttatttttgtcaaattcaaagtttgtcaTTTTATCGATGGCACCCTGTTTATAGCACAGCACTATCTCATAATAGGCGAATGGGCGAAACGAGTTTTCCGGGAAAATATTGAAAGACAAACTTATACTCTCAACTGTATGACTGCCTTGTACCAATCATATTGGCACTTGTAATAGTGAATATCAATAGAATCCAATGATATGCACTGTTATAGGAGCAGATGTTAGCTAGTTTCACTACGACTGGCACTATTTCTTCCATAAAGTCCAGAAGGAAGACTAGCTGCCGATGTAATTAGATTACAAAACATGTATTGCTATCTGTTTTGACTTGGACCTTATCAGATGTACATTAGAATTAAATTACTTGTCCTTCGTTAGATATAATTTTTACTTGGACCTGTCACTATTACCACTATTACCGATACATCGACCCTAACTTTGTCTACGCATGGGAAAGTATTTGTTATCCCTTCAACGACCGCACAACAACACAAGAACTTGTGTTGCTAAACGATTCTGTTCTGTGTCTACGATCTGCTTAAATTACAAGCATTACTACGAAATATATAACTTCTACATCCGCTGTGTGTAGGGTTAAATATTGTTATAACAAACTTACCTGAAGTCTTGTTAATACACTTGAGATAGATTGGATTTTAGGATCGAAACGATTGACCCCAGCGCTGAATAAGAAACGTGCCAGAATCCAAAACACCACTATGTCATATTTATGTCATTTATTTGTGTTTTCAGCTGTTTAGGTACTGATCTCAATCAATCACAAACAAGCGCGTTATATTAGTATAGGAAGCAAAGCTATAACAACTATATTTTTGCTAGCCGCAAATGATAAAAAGGTTGCATAAGATAAGAAAGGTATAACCAGCGGTACAACGTAGCGTGCGGTTAGctaggttggcccccgccaagggcgtcGGTCTTGAGGGGGCGCTGAAATCAAGAATTACGCTATAAGAAATAGGCAAATTTAATTAGTTTAAGGCCATTTAATAACTCAACTGACTATGAGTTGGTCCAATGGTAGATATATGTtgattaaacaaaaaaatattgctttatTTCCACATCAATATGTTATGGATTGGTTTTAGTCTTGACTGCTATATTCAGATTTTTTAGAAACTTCCTAAGTCGGTCAGTTGAATAAGGAAAAGTCCAAAAATATCATATTGAAAAAGGTATTTGGAAATCATGGACTTTAATACCAACAATGCGTGCATcgtattcttttaaattttagcacagataacagatatttaagctagaacaaattttattggaaatcttgtgtaaacttttgaaatgATATACGTTGactcactactgccatctactcaactgattgcagAAGTACATATGGACGCAACTGATAAGTTACCGTCGAACGAAGCCAATACGTGTGACATTTATATTTAGGCTGCATTTTACACAGTAATGATCATCGCGCCATCTCCAAACGATTGCCAAACGTGTTGGAAAGTTGGATGCATTTGAATCAACGGTTGCGGTTATTTACGCACGTATGGTATACCAGCCtgaatatctgttatctgtgattttAGCCATTATTTGGGCCACCGAGAGACGTCCAGAACCGAAATGTTTCAATAGCAGGGGGGTCAATTTACACTCAAATTCAttggtttgaatttattcaatttttttctagTGGATTTCTTTAGGATTACATCTTTAAAGGATTACAATAAACCGAACACCAAAAATTTAGAAATGATTTTTGGTCTAACACCTGGGAGTAGAGGGTTTTGTGTAGTTTCCAAATTTCCGGTTCTTTCGTGTTTTTTCttctaatattcaaatcttGATTGGCCCTGAGGTAGACGGCGATTTCCGACCATTGACTACTAAACCcacaggcttcggaattctcactcaaatgaataaaaacctAGAATTAATCCCTTtagcggagtgtgatttttcatgttcCCCTGTGAGaaagtattctcacacaacatttttatccggatagaatgacGGGTGATAAGTTCGTGAGTGCCAGCTCGcctgataatttaattttgatcCACCCAATTTTTTCCTTCTCGTCGCTTCcttcagataaattttacaagcatatttacaaagATTAAGGCCCGatacgggattcgaacccaaaacaattttaaaatgtttaaaacgcccactataaccacgcCACCACATAAACTGattgaaaatagaaagaaaaacTGCTAAATTGAACTTCCTACTTATCGTGGtgcatcgtcagattcaatcagtttggagaggcaaagtaagcagcatttaattttcgcgaaacatgggaagaggaataacaatttttcgcaccatcgcttgtgccggagtttatcgcattgtaatttatccggataaaatgtatggtggagcgatctgttgtcgcgtgagtgagtgagaaatccgaagcCTGCTAACCCACTACAGAGTTAAATATTTTGATTAACCGAACTATGTGCAGGAAGTGCTTCCAAACCAGCCACAGATTCAGTCTAGAGTTGAATTTTTCTTGATCCAAGTAGATCCGTTGGTGATTTTAaccaccaaccaatccaatcactACAGATTTGAACATCGATCAACCAAACACAACCAACTCATCGAAAGACCCACTTTAAAGTTGTATTATTTATCCGAATAGGTCCAATGGAAATTCCGGCCTTTAACCACAatccaaaatatgttttttcccTGATTCGACTAGATTCGATAGCAAttcttatcatcgatcatctcACACAAGAATAGGAATTTTATTAACCCAACGAGGTCCAGTAGTGGTTTCAAACCACCATCAGACCCACTCCAGAATTGGATTTTCCTTGATCCGAATAGGGCCCGATAACGATTCCGATCATCGATCGTCGCATTTCAGCGTTGGATTTTATTGACTCTGCTAGACCTAGCAGTGCGTAGGCTCTGAAAAAAAACCTTCTGAACTTCTGACACGGCTCTGGAATGTCCCTTACATAATTTgtcaaatagaaaaaaaaacatcaccaaattgaaaaaaaaatcaggaggaTTTTGCGCAACCAACATGAACGTTCAGGAGCAAGGTTCTTGTACTCTTCGGATTATTGAATGACATTTAAAGCATCTAACCTTACTTTTTTAGATGAGATTCAATTTGTTATCTAAATGTtaaatttttgcatttttattttcttttgtaaGGATATCGCCAAGAAGGCTGGTAGTCCGATACGGCTCTGGgtacaacaattaaattttaatctcaGGGACTTCTGCTATTTGACAACctaaattatttttcataaatattcaaaaaccCCGCATTAGTTCCCTTGAAGGTTCTGGAATATCCTCCGATTTCATGGATAGTTCTTAAAATTACAGGCAAGTCTTTAGAGCCtgttttcattttcaaagtCTTAAACAAGATATAAGAAGATGCGTCATTTGTTGAGTATGTTCAAGAAATGTACATTTTGTGAAAATTATTTAGTTGTCTGTTATATGTGGTAACGTTCCTTTTCGCCACTATCTTTTGTGTCGATGGGTTGCAGTCTACGACTTTATGGCAAACCTGAAAAAGTTACAATACCCAGATTGAATATTTATGTTTATTCTCTTCTGCTACGATCATATTGTATACTAATATACTAATTATGGCTGCTAGCAGTTCCTATTTCTAGAGAGTTCAATTTGCGTGTCATGTCATGCGTACATATTTTATATATGCATAGCATTTTTCATGCACAGCATATTTGAGGAATTAATTGCAATGATACATATTAAGGCCTTTCTTGATCAAAATGCTTGTTAGTTTTATGTGTGGCAGTACTTTGCATACACAGTACACCATTACATATTTGAATTGTGAAATGTGCGATTTTTTTTACGACATGAATACATTGTAACGTGTAAAatgtctcaaataaacaaacaacacaaCAACCATTACAGGTATTACGGTTATGCGTAAATAAGTATACTTATATGTACTCAGTATACCTGTCAAATAAAGAGGGAAAACAATAATTGATCAATCTATATTAACATTGAGAACCAGTTCTTCTAATAGTGTATTATCTTTGAAGGAATATTCGCCTACATTACTAGTATCTCCaacattcaatttgattagtCTCAAACCCAGCCCTATTACTGAAATTCAGGAAACATCGATATTAATTTGTTGGTTTAATCAGTTAACAATCCAATACGAACTGAGCAGATAATTTGCACTGCACAATCTGCATAAACCGCATTGAAAACTAAGCAGCGAGTAACTAGAGTAAGGTAGCAGGATTGATCTAGAAGTAATCGCCGATATATAtattgtaaaaatttcaaaaatggttATACAGACATGCGTCATTGGTAattagctgtatgtacccggcttGGCTCGGAAGAACTAGTTTGATTTTGCCATCTAtgtattgaaaacaaaacaaaatagtaTGTCTCAACAtgtgttggaaataaaaatacagTTTTATTTCAACACATGAAGGCTGGGTCTCGTTTCCTGAATTAAGCTCAAACTAAACTTAAAATTAACAGTTTTGTAATTACCGAATAACCCTGCACACAATGCAAGATTACCATTGAAAGACATCGAATcgtttttgatagatgttttatttgtcttattggtAACCACAGcgattcgcgaagtcgaagcaaaattcttcacacaaccaatgacagttctttatgggtttttacagtagagcaacagagaggcgGAGAAAGCgaccatgtttcactcaaactctgacagatagcaatg
The nucleotide sequence above comes from Armigeres subalbatus isolate Guangzhou_Male chromosome 3, GZ_Asu_2, whole genome shotgun sequence. Encoded proteins:
- the LOC134220733 gene encoding GTPase HRas codes for the protein MTEYKLVVVGAGGVGKSALTIQLIQNHFVDEYDPTIEDSYRKQVVIDGETCLLDILDTAGQEEYSAMRDQYMRTGEGFLLVFAVNSAKSFEDIGTYREQIKRVKDAEEVPMVLVGNKCDLQAWAVDMNQARDVAKQYGVPFVETSAKTRMGVDDAFYTLVREIRKDKERGKKNRKHNKLGSSRRFKCRLL